In one window of Helianthus annuus cultivar XRQ/B chromosome 17, HanXRQr2.0-SUNRISE, whole genome shotgun sequence DNA:
- the LOC110924532 gene encoding uncharacterized protein LOC110924532: MVFIDLEKAYDSVPRRLIWDSLECRRVPGKYIDIIRDMYVRSEASVHAPIGDTDFFPVEVGLHQGSALNNILLVTESKQSLNARLEEWRTALEGKGFMRNYRGIKLLGHTMKLLDRLECRGVPRKYIDIIRDMYVRSETSIRAPIGDTNFFSVEVGLHQGSALSPFLFAVVLDELSKLIQETVLWCLLFADDIVLVADSKKSLNARLEERCSALEGKGL, from the exons ATGGTGTTCATTGACCTTGAAAAGGCATATGATAGTGTACCACGCAGGCTAATTTGGGATAGTTTGGAGTGTAGAAGGGTTCCTGGGAAATATATAGACATCATTAGGGATATGTATGTTAGGAGTGAAGCTAGTGTTCATGCACCTATAGGGGATACGGATTTCTTCCCGGTGGAAGTAGGACTCCATCAAGGGTCTGCGTTGA ATAATATTTTGTTAGTGACAGAGAGTAAACAAAGTCTTAATGCAAGGCTAGAGGAGTGGCGTACAGCTTTGGAGGGTAAAGGTTTCATGAGGAATTACAGAGGGATTAAGTTGTTAGGTCATACTATGAAATTATTGGATAGG TTGGAATGTAGAGGGGTTCCTAGGAAATATATAGACATAATTAGGGATATGTATGTTAGGAGTGAAACTAGTATTCGTGCACCTATAGGGGATACAAATTTCTTCTCTGTGGAAGTAGGACTCCATCAAGGGTCTGCGTTGAGTCCGTTTCTTTTTGCGGTTGTCCTGGATGAGTTGTCAAAGTTGATTCAGGAGACAGTTCTGTGGTGCTTGCTTTTTGCGGATGATATTGTGTTAGTGGCAGACAGTAAAAAAAGTCTGAATGCAAGGCTAGAGGAGCGGTGTTCCGCTCTGGAGGGTAAAGGTTTATAA